In Agarivorans gilvus, one genomic interval encodes:
- the cysI gene encoding assimilatory sulfite reductase (NADPH) hemoprotein subunit, whose amino-acid sequence MSSKLIVEGQLSDNERLKRESNFLRGTIEEDLKDRITGGFSADNFQLIRFHGMYQQDDRDIRAERAKQKLEPLHNVMLRARMPGGIIQPKQWLAIDKFAAEHTMYGSIRLTTRQTFQFHGVLKPNIKLMHQTLNSIGIDSIATAGDVNRNVLCTSNPVESELHQEAYQWATKISEHLLPKTRAYAEIWLDGEKIEGGDEEPILGSNYLPRKFKTTVVIPPHNDIDVHANDLNFVAIAEEGKLVGFNVLVGGGLAMTHGDKSTYPRRADDFGFIPLEKTLDVAAAVVTTQRDWGNRVNRKNAKTKYTLDRVGIDTFKQEVEKRAGISFEPSRAYEFTSRGDRIGWVEGIDGKYHLTLFIENGRLLDYPGKALKTGVAKIAEIHQGDFRMTANQNLIVAGVAAQDKAKIEQLAREHGLIDDSHSPQRLNSMACVAFPTCPLAMAEAERYLPGLVTEVEQLLAKHEMSEQHIILRVTGCPNGCGRAMLAEAGLVGKGPGKYNLYLGGNQNGTRIPKLYLEGISEQQILSELDGLIARWSKEREQDEAFGDFVIRVGIVAEVKVSARDFHD is encoded by the coding sequence ATGAGTTCTAAGTTAATTGTCGAAGGCCAGTTGTCAGATAATGAACGCCTAAAGCGAGAAAGTAACTTCCTACGAGGTACCATTGAGGAAGATTTAAAAGACCGTATTACCGGTGGCTTTAGCGCTGATAACTTTCAGTTGATCCGTTTTCACGGTATGTATCAACAAGATGACCGTGACATTCGTGCCGAGCGGGCCAAGCAAAAGCTGGAGCCCTTACATAACGTGATGTTACGTGCGCGGATGCCTGGCGGGATTATTCAGCCCAAGCAATGGCTGGCGATTGATAAATTTGCCGCCGAACATACTATGTACGGCAGTATTCGCTTAACCACCCGTCAAACCTTTCAGTTTCACGGTGTATTAAAGCCCAATATCAAGTTAATGCACCAAACGCTGAACAGCATTGGCATAGACTCGATTGCTACGGCGGGTGATGTGAACCGCAATGTGCTGTGTACCAGTAACCCTGTTGAGTCTGAGCTACACCAAGAAGCTTACCAATGGGCGACTAAGATCAGTGAGCATCTATTACCTAAGACTCGCGCTTATGCCGAGATTTGGTTAGACGGTGAAAAAATTGAAGGCGGTGATGAGGAGCCTATTCTAGGTTCCAACTATCTACCTCGTAAGTTTAAAACCACGGTAGTGATCCCCCCGCACAACGATATTGATGTGCACGCGAACGATCTTAACTTCGTGGCGATTGCTGAAGAGGGGAAATTGGTGGGCTTTAATGTGCTGGTGGGCGGTGGTCTAGCCATGACTCACGGTGATAAGTCGACCTATCCTCGTCGCGCCGACGACTTTGGCTTTATTCCGCTTGAGAAAACCTTAGATGTGGCGGCAGCGGTAGTGACCACGCAACGTGATTGGGGTAACCGAGTCAATCGTAAAAATGCCAAAACTAAGTACACCTTGGATCGTGTCGGCATCGACACCTTTAAGCAAGAAGTGGAAAAACGTGCCGGCATTAGCTTTGAGCCAAGCCGAGCCTACGAGTTTACTTCTCGCGGCGACCGGATTGGCTGGGTTGAAGGCATCGACGGTAAGTATCACTTAACCTTGTTTATCGAAAATGGTCGTCTATTAGATTACCCTGGTAAAGCCCTTAAAACTGGAGTGGCGAAAATTGCCGAAATTCATCAAGGTGATTTTCGCATGACTGCCAACCAAAACTTGATAGTGGCGGGTGTGGCTGCGCAAGATAAAGCCAAAATTGAGCAGCTAGCTCGCGAACATGGCTTAATTGATGATAGCCATAGCCCACAGCGCTTAAACTCGATGGCTTGTGTGGCTTTTCCAACTTGTCCATTAGCGATGGCTGAGGCCGAGCGCTACTTACCAGGTTTGGTAACAGAGGTAGAGCAATTACTAGCCAAGCATGAGATGAGTGAACAACATATCATCTTGCGTGTTACCGGTTGCCCTAATGGCTGTGGCCGCGCGATGTTGGCCGAGGCGGGCTTGGTGGGTAAAGGTCCCGGTAAATACAACCTCTACCTAGGTGGTAATCAAAATGGAACGCGTATCCCTAAACTTTATTTAGAAGGGATCAGTGAACAACAGATTTTATCAGAGCTAGATGGCTTAATTGCGCGCTGGTCTAAAGAGCGTGAACAAGATGAGGCATTTGGTGATTTTGTCATTCGTGTCGGTATTGTCGCTGAAGTAAAAGTAAGCGCTAGGGATTTTCATGATTAG
- a CDS encoding phosphoadenylyl-sulfate reductase, giving the protein MISFDLEQLAALPVEARLAELAEVNQELESLSAQQRAEWALAHLPQQVVLTSSFGIQAAVSLHMLTQIKPDIPVILTDTGYLFPETYRFIDELTARLGLNLKVYQSKLSNAWQEARFGKLWEQGVEGLKQYNTLNKVEPMQRAFKELEVQTWFSGLRRSQSSTRSELPVLQVQNGAFKVLPIIDWSNKDVHYYLKEHNLPYHPLWEQGYVSVGDVQTSQPLQAGMSEEDTRFFGLKRECGLHEEVAGSGI; this is encoded by the coding sequence ATGATTAGCTTTGATTTAGAGCAGTTAGCGGCCTTGCCGGTAGAAGCAAGGTTAGCTGAGTTAGCTGAGGTGAACCAAGAGCTTGAAAGCTTGAGTGCCCAGCAGCGAGCGGAATGGGCTTTGGCCCATTTACCCCAGCAAGTGGTATTAACCTCTAGCTTTGGTATTCAAGCTGCGGTGAGTTTGCACATGCTGACCCAAATTAAACCGGATATTCCAGTGATATTGACCGATACCGGTTATTTATTTCCAGAAACCTACCGCTTCATCGACGAATTGACGGCGCGCTTGGGTTTAAATTTGAAGGTCTACCAGTCGAAGCTGTCGAATGCTTGGCAAGAAGCGCGTTTTGGTAAGTTGTGGGAGCAAGGGGTAGAAGGGCTTAAGCAATACAATACCCTCAACAAGGTTGAGCCGATGCAGCGCGCCTTTAAAGAGCTAGAAGTGCAAACTTGGTTCTCGGGCTTGCGTAGAAGCCAGTCTTCGACTCGCTCTGAGTTACCGGTATTACAAGTGCAAAATGGTGCCTTTAAAGTTTTACCGATCATTGATTGGAGCAACAAAGACGTTCATTACTACCTCAAAGAGCATAACCTGCCATATCATCCGCTGTGGGAACAGGGTTATGTGTCGGTAGGCGACGTACAAACATCGCAACCTTTGCAAGCTGGAATGAGCGAAGAAGATACCCGTTTCTTTGGTTTGAAGCGTGAATGTGGCTTACACGAAGAAGTCGCTGGTAGTGGTATTTAA
- a CDS encoding TIGR03899 family protein, with protein MVSAGSSQSRCRKSHSTKNLENIFYYASQKTSEQDVGSEPDADWMTEFLNLACQTQVKTMQMLWADILSQELATHGSFSVKALRTLTLMTQREASWFQLACQLSSIIGGENNHKLVTGVLRPASNLGLVRARWDKISLGQHRMPYNHILQLIELGLIFDRELEISPSVHHDTSLVHGQSHYSLRPRLKGCKLLYYRFTPIGDELAKLIESDVLSSYQEHLEQLLHKHFSPQ; from the coding sequence TTGGTCTCAGCGGGCTCAAGCCAGAGCCGTTGTCGAAAAAGCCACTCAACAAAAAATTTAGAGAATATTTTTTATTACGCCTCGCAGAAAACCAGCGAGCAAGATGTAGGCAGCGAGCCCGATGCCGATTGGATGACTGAATTCTTAAACCTTGCCTGCCAGACTCAAGTAAAAACTATGCAAATGCTTTGGGCCGACATCCTCAGCCAAGAATTGGCCACCCACGGGAGCTTTTCGGTGAAAGCCTTGCGCACCTTAACCCTAATGACTCAACGCGAAGCGAGCTGGTTCCAATTAGCCTGTCAATTAAGTTCTATTATTGGCGGCGAAAACAATCACAAACTCGTGACAGGAGTACTTCGCCCAGCCAGTAACTTAGGGCTAGTAAGAGCGCGCTGGGACAAAATCAGTTTGGGCCAGCACCGTATGCCCTACAACCACATTCTGCAATTGATTGAGCTGGGCTTAATATTTGATAGAGAGCTAGAGATCAGCCCTTCGGTTCATCATGATACTAGCTTGGTTCACGGCCAAAGCCATTACAGCCTGCGTCCTCGTTTAAAGGGCTGTAAACTGCTGTATTACCGCTTCACACCGATTGGTGACGAGTTAGCCAAGCTAATCGAATCCGATGTTCTGAGCTCTTATCAGGAGCATCTTGAACAACTGCTGCACAAGCACTTTTCGCCGCAATAA